In Thermoanaerobacterium sp. PSU-2, one genomic interval encodes:
- a CDS encoding DNA-3-methyladenine glycosylase I produces MDRCPWCLKDEIYIKYHDTEWGVPVHDDMVHFEFLVLESAQAGLNWLTILKKRDNYRKAYSGFDPQKVSLFDEKKVQELLNDVGIIRNKRKIESSIANAKAFLEIQREFGSFDTYIWSFTDGRPIINYWESIDEVPAKTSLSDKISNDLKKRGFKFVGSTIIYSHMQATGIVNDHIISCFRHKELLQFNS; encoded by the coding sequence ATGGATCGATGTCCTTGGTGCCTCAAAGATGAAATATACATAAAATATCACGATACAGAGTGGGGAGTACCAGTACACGATGATATGGTCCACTTTGAATTTTTAGTGTTGGAATCGGCACAGGCGGGATTAAATTGGCTTACGATCCTTAAAAAAAGAGATAATTACAGAAAGGCATATAGCGGATTTGATCCACAAAAAGTTTCGCTCTTTGATGAGAAAAAGGTGCAGGAGCTTTTAAATGACGTTGGCATTATTCGCAATAAAAGAAAAATAGAATCGTCTATAGCAAACGCTAAGGCCTTTTTAGAAATTCAAAGAGAATTTGGTAGTTTTGATACGTATATTTGGAGTTTCACAGACGGAAGGCCTATCATAAATTATTGGGAAAGCATTGACGAAGTACCTGCTAAAACATCATTATCTGATAAGATAAGTAATGATCTTAAAAAAAGAGGGTTTAAATTTGTGGGGTCCACAATAATATATTCACACATGCAAGCGACTGGAATTGTAAATGACCATATAATATCGTGTTTCAGACATAAGGAGCTATTGCAATTTAACTCATA